One part of the Ziziphus jujuba cultivar Dongzao chromosome 2, ASM3175591v1 genome encodes these proteins:
- the LOC107404544 gene encoding putative calcium-binding protein CML19, with protein MSSYKQLERVFCFFDEDGDGKVSPMELKNRLSLMGGELLLKEVEAAVESLDSDGDGLLGLDDLVHLLEAGEEEEKMKDLREAFGLYDIEGCGYITPKSLKRMLSNLGESRSVDECRGMIKQFDLNGDGLLCFEEFRVMMQ; from the coding sequence ATGAGCAGCTACAAACAATTAGAGCGGGTTTTCTGCTTCTTCGATGAAGATGGAGATGGAAAAGTTTCACCCATGGAGCTCAAGAATAGATTGAGCTTGATGGGTGGAGAGCTACTGCTAAAAGAGGTGGAAGCTGCCGTGGAATCACTGGATTCAGATGGAGATGGGTTATTGGGTTTGGATGATCTTGTTCATCTATTGGAAGCaggagaagaggaagagaaaatgaAGGACTTGAGAGAGGCTTTTGGGTTGTATGATATTGAAGGTTGTGGTTATATTACTCCCAAAAGCTTGAAGAGGATGCTAAGCAACTTGGGTGAATCAAGATCAGTTGATGAATGCAGAGGAATGATCAAACAGTTTGATTTGAATGGGGATGGTTTGCTTTGCTTCGAAGAATTCAGAGTCATGATGCAGTag